A window of Halovivax gelatinilyticus genomic DNA:
CGTCAGACGAGAGGTATTCGGCGTACGGTCGCTCGCCGTACTCGACCGGTTCGGGTTCGTCGCCGGAGCCGGCTGCTTCGCTCTCGGCATCGGGGACGGGTTGAAGGATAACGCCGTCGGGGTACCCTTCTCGGAAGCGGGCGATCGTGGTCGTCGTCGCCGGCAGGATATCGAGTTGCGTCCCGGCGAGCGGACCGCCGATGGCGCGACCGGCCGATTGCTTCCACTCGGACTCGGTCTCCCGGTCGTACATGACGAGATCGTCGTCGGCGAGTTTTCCGCTGACGCCGAACGAGAGCGTCCGCCCGCCGACTCGTCGATCGTAGACGATCGCGCTCGCACAGAGTGGACACCAGGTGACGGCGATCGACGCGGTATCGCCCCCTTCGAGGTCGAGTCGGTCGTTGGCGATCTCGTGATAATCGAGGATCCGAAGCGGATAGGCCCGCGCCGGCTCGCTCTCGACGACGATCGCTCGGTCCGTCTCGTCCCACGGGTAGGTCGCCTCGAACGTCGGGTCGTCGATGCTCGGAATCGCGTCTTTCGGGATGACCTGTCGAACGTTCATGTAATCACACGTCGACGCGGCGTGATAATAGTCGGCATTCGGGCCGACAGGAAGCGCCCGACTGCACGGGGGGTAATCGTATTGGGTTACACTTTCGCCGAAACACAACCTATTACGAAAAGGTACAACTATTTTCAGTTACATCGCTTCGGCACGTTTTTACGGATTGGCGCGTACTCGACGAGCAATGGCGATCGATCGCAGGACGGTACTGTCCGGCGCGGCGACGGGGGTGGTCGTCGGGAGTGCCGGCTGTCTGAGTTTCGGTGAGAGCGGGTCCGGGTCGGTGGCGGACGCAGAGCTGACGCTCACGACGACGACGAGCACCTACGATACGGGCCTGCTCGACGAGTTGAACGCCGGCTTCGAGGAGCGTTTCGGCGCGCGCGTCGCCACCGTCAATCAGGGAACTGGCGCCGCATTGCGGAGCGCGAGAGACGGCGACGCCGACGTCGTTCTGGTCCACGCACGCGCGCTCGAAGACGAATTCATCCGCGACGGCTACGGGGTGAACCGACGCGATCTGATGTTCAACGATTTCATCGTCGTGGGTCCCGCGTCGGATCCGGCGAACGTCGAATCAACGACCGTGGCCACCGCCGCGTTCGACGCGATCGCAGCCGCCGAAGCGACGTTCGTCTCGCGCGGCGACGACTCGGGCACGCACGCGATGGAACGCTCGCTCTGGGATGATGCGACGAGCGATCCTGCCGGCGAGTGGTACCGGGAACTCGGTTCGGGAATGGGCGAAACGTTGAACCACGCCGACGAGGCGGGCGCGTACGCGCTCGCCGACCGCGGTACCTACCTCTCGATGCGAGACGGGCTCACCCTCGAAATCGTCCTCCAGGGCCCGATCGAGGGCGGACCGGACCGGCTCGCGAACCCGTACGGGCTCATCGCTGTCAATCCCGCCGTCCACGATCACGTCGAGTACGACCTGGCGATGGCGTACATCGGCTACCTCACCGGCCCCGGGGCCCAGGCGATCATCGAATCGTTCACGATCGACGGCACGCAACTGTTCTACCCGGACGCGACCGCAGCGAATCCGAACTTCGAACAGTACGTCCCGGAGGGATGGGAGTCGCCGAACGAGTAGTCGATCTCGCCACCACGTC
This region includes:
- a CDS encoding DUF3179 domain-containing (seleno)protein; translated protein: MNVRQVIPKDAIPSIDDPTFEATYPWDETDRAIVVESEPARAYPLRILDYHEIANDRLDLEGGDTASIAVTWCPLCASAIVYDRRVGGRTLSFGVSGKLADDDLVMYDRETESEWKQSAGRAIGGPLAGTQLDILPATTTTIARFREGYPDGVILQPVPDAESEAAGSGDEPEPVEYGERPYAEYLSSDGFGLAAHRGDDGRSWERDDVDPTSVVLGVERDGEAVGVTLPTVADAGGTLEISVGSTDVLIVYADGLHAYDHPGGEAALDDSNGQLVVDGTTYDPVTGESDDGRSLERIPARRLFAFTWQDDHGPDAFYTG
- a CDS encoding substrate-binding domain-containing protein, which gives rise to MAIDRRTVLSGAATGVVVGSAGCLSFGESGSGSVADAELTLTTTTSTYDTGLLDELNAGFEERFGARVATVNQGTGAALRSARDGDADVVLVHARALEDEFIRDGYGVNRRDLMFNDFIVVGPASDPANVESTTVATAAFDAIAAAEATFVSRGDDSGTHAMERSLWDDATSDPAGEWYRELGSGMGETLNHADEAGAYALADRGTYLSMRDGLTLEIVLQGPIEGGPDRLANPYGLIAVNPAVHDHVEYDLAMAYIGYLTGPGAQAIIESFTIDGTQLFYPDATAANPNFEQYVPEGWESPNE